In Acaryochloris marina S15, a single genomic region encodes these proteins:
- a CDS encoding acyltransferase, which translates to MQTLQAKPKTRVYYFDALKTISICLVCIYHYNALNLDIINNPGLGVYINYLFYGLSSMAVPLFFMVNGALLLNRPYQLKKHIRKTIYLYVLLNLWSLISLTLFIPIEGTTYSIKEFLSSWFLLKVHVSNHLWFLQALVSVYLLFPVIKAVYDLEDNKLTLKILCFVVFIFSFGSLFLHTILNVAETVLGFNYINSNSFNFFPGINPFNQYSYAYIYFILGGVLADQFSPDKIGSERTISLRRISLFSFLLAWMSLFLYGVMTTVSSQSFYDTVWNGYYSMMTLVMSAACFYFLSSLSYGNKILNSVFVVVGTSTFGIYLLHRFVGAVSIKYFQNIPFSTNLVPNLLYSFCVVAVTLLAVQVLKAIPLFRRTIDL; encoded by the coding sequence ATGCAAACTTTGCAAGCAAAACCCAAAACACGAGTCTATTACTTTGATGCTTTAAAAACGATCTCTATTTGTTTAGTTTGCATCTATCACTACAATGCCTTAAATCTTGACATCATTAATAACCCTGGCTTGGGAGTGTATATAAACTACTTGTTCTATGGCCTTTCCAGTATGGCAGTTCCATTGTTTTTTATGGTTAATGGAGCTTTGCTATTAAATAGACCTTATCAGTTAAAAAAGCATATTAGAAAGACTATTTATCTATACGTATTGTTGAATCTATGGAGCTTAATTTCTCTCACCCTCTTTATTCCCATTGAAGGAACGACCTATTCCATTAAGGAATTTCTGAGCTCATGGTTTCTTCTGAAAGTGCATGTGAGTAACCATCTATGGTTTCTGCAAGCCTTGGTGTCTGTCTATTTATTGTTTCCTGTGATTAAGGCTGTATATGACTTGGAAGACAATAAATTAACTTTGAAAATATTATGCTTTGTGGTTTTTATATTTTCATTTGGTAGCTTATTTCTCCATACTATATTGAATGTAGCTGAAACCGTCTTGGGTTTTAACTATATCAACTCCAACAGTTTTAATTTCTTCCCTGGCATCAACCCCTTTAATCAGTACTCCTATGCATATATCTATTTTATTTTGGGCGGTGTCCTGGCTGATCAGTTTTCACCCGATAAGATAGGGTCTGAAAGGACGATATCTCTAAGGCGAATTAGCTTATTCTCATTCTTGTTGGCCTGGATGTCTTTGTTCTTGTATGGGGTGATGACAACCGTTTCTAGCCAATCTTTTTACGATACTGTTTGGAATGGATACTATTCCATGATGACATTGGTCATGTCAGCCGCCTGCTTTTATTTTCTGTCTAGTTTGTCTTATGGCAATAAGATATTAAATTCTGTCTTTGTGGTGGTGGGGACCAGTACGTTTGGGATCTATCTGCTCCATCGATTTGTCGGTGCTGTATCTATTAAATATTTTCAAAATATTCCATTTTCTACTAACTTGGTGCCAAATCTGCTGTACAGCTTTTGCGTTGTAGCCGTCACATTATTAGCTGTTCAAGTCTTAAAAGCGATTCCTCTGTTCAGAAGAACGATCGATCTCTAG
- a CDS encoding photosystem II reaction center protein K — MEAVLLLAKLPEAFSVFAPIVDVMPAIPLFFLALAFVWQAAVGFK; from the coding sequence ATGGAAGCAGTTCTGCTGTTGGCGAAACTACCTGAAGCCTTCTCCGTTTTTGCCCCGATTGTGGATGTTATGCCTGCTATTCCACTTTTCTTTTTGGCGCTTGCTTTCGTTTGGCAAGCAGCGGTTGGTTTTAAGTAA
- a CDS encoding pentapeptide repeat-containing protein, with amino-acid sequence MGTVVEKLGLVAAAILMLPATAEAANLEHLQQLKQTHSCENCDLSHADLRVLDLEKTDLSYANLSSANLSGMNLNHANLSGANLTAANFTAANLARANLKGAFNQSQCDDVFADLAQLGAFAVWNQSRQSDHAFACSMTELIDLARIAGVLHTVSSEYKDIPISFQFMAVQFRTMGVALERERTSFYKANLQNANLEDARGRI; translated from the coding sequence ATGGGCACGGTTGTTGAGAAACTGGGGCTAGTCGCTGCGGCAATCCTCATGCTTCCGGCTACCGCCGAGGCAGCAAATCTAGAGCACTTACAACAGTTAAAGCAGACTCACTCCTGTGAAAATTGCGATCTGAGTCATGCTGATTTACGGGTCTTAGATCTTGAAAAGACTGACCTCAGTTATGCAAATTTGAGTAGTGCGAATTTGAGTGGCATGAACTTGAATCATGCCAACCTTAGTGGGGCAAATTTAACGGCGGCAAATTTTACGGCGGCGAATCTAGCCAGGGCAAATCTTAAAGGAGCATTCAATCAAAGTCAATGTGATGATGTATTTGCAGATTTAGCTCAGTTGGGTGCATTTGCAGTTTGGAACCAATCCCGTCAATCTGATCATGCTTTTGCCTGTTCTATGACGGAACTGATCGATTTGGCACGCATCGCGGGCGTTTTACACACAGTGTCATCGGAATATAAGGATATTCCGATTAGCTTTCAATTCATGGCTGTTCAGTTCAGAACAATGGGTGTAGCGTTAGAACGCGAGCGAACAAGCTTTTATAAAGCGAATCTCCAAAATGCCAATTTAGAGGATGCTCGCGGGCGTATTTAG
- a CDS encoding SRPBCC family protein encodes MSDWLEHSEQVEVPVSIEAAWDLWSNLELMPQWMNWIDSVEILKDKPELSQWTLSGGGLTFTWLSRILKEIPNQIIQWESVDGLPNRGAIRFYDRKQDTSVVKLTVAYKIPGVVGQFMDNLFLGNVVESNLRSDLQRFREYAIQHHS; translated from the coding sequence ATGTCAGATTGGCTAGAACATAGTGAACAAGTTGAGGTCCCCGTCAGCATTGAGGCAGCATGGGATCTCTGGTCTAATTTAGAACTGATGCCCCAGTGGATGAATTGGATTGATTCCGTTGAGATCCTCAAAGACAAACCCGAGTTATCCCAGTGGACCCTTTCGGGGGGTGGCCTAACCTTTACCTGGTTGTCTCGCATCCTTAAAGAAATTCCCAATCAAATTATTCAATGGGAATCTGTGGATGGCCTACCCAATCGAGGGGCGATTCGCTTTTATGATCGCAAACAAGATACTAGCGTTGTGAAGCTAACGGTTGCCTATAAGATTCCTGGTGTCGTAGGACAATTCATGGACAACCTGTTTCTAGGAAATGTGGTGGAATCTAATCTAAGAAGTGATTTACAGCGTTTTCGAGAGTATGCCATTCAACATCACTCATAG
- the ribD gene encoding bifunctional diaminohydroxyphosphoribosylaminopyrimidine deaminase/5-amino-6-(5-phosphoribosylamino)uracil reductase RibD, with protein sequence MEIHPLSDQSTPSTNGVNSNPHHQQMMQRCLQLAQQAAGFTSPNPLVGCVIERDGEIVGEGYHPKAGEPHAEVFALRAAGDKAKGATAYVSLEPCNHFGRTPPCSEALVKAGVATVVVGMVDPDPRVSGKGIERLRAAGIQVITGVEESDCQRVNEAFVHRVLYQRPFGILKYAMTLDGKIATTAGHSTWITQEIARSHVHRLRATCDAVIVGGNTVRRDNPHLTTHHQTDSHQPPNNPLRVVLSRTLDLPQTAHLWETDVAPTMVLTQGHPNSDGQAYLEQQGVEVVNLDELTPQTVMSYLGQKELLSVLWECGGTLSARAIADGSVQKVLAFIAPKIVGGQNAPSPVGDLGFNKMTEALQLERVRWHIVGEDCLVEGYLPK encoded by the coding sequence ATGGAGATTCATCCTTTGTCAGACCAGTCCACTCCTTCAACAAATGGTGTGAACAGTAATCCCCATCACCAACAAATGATGCAGCGCTGTTTACAGCTCGCTCAGCAGGCCGCTGGTTTTACGAGTCCTAATCCCCTAGTGGGATGTGTGATTGAGCGGGATGGAGAAATTGTGGGTGAAGGCTATCATCCCAAGGCTGGAGAACCCCATGCCGAAGTATTTGCCCTTAGAGCTGCAGGGGATAAAGCCAAAGGCGCTACAGCCTATGTCAGTTTAGAACCGTGTAATCACTTTGGTCGCACCCCGCCCTGTTCAGAAGCCCTGGTGAAAGCGGGGGTGGCCACGGTGGTAGTGGGGATGGTCGATCCAGATCCACGGGTATCGGGCAAGGGGATTGAGCGACTTCGGGCTGCAGGGATTCAGGTGATCACAGGGGTGGAAGAGTCTGACTGTCAACGCGTTAATGAGGCCTTTGTTCATCGAGTCTTATATCAGCGCCCGTTTGGCATCCTTAAATATGCCATGACCTTAGATGGCAAAATTGCCACGACAGCCGGCCATAGCACTTGGATTACCCAAGAAATCGCCCGCTCCCATGTGCATCGACTACGGGCAACCTGTGATGCCGTCATTGTCGGTGGCAATACGGTCCGCAGGGATAATCCCCATTTAACAACTCATCACCAGACCGATTCGCATCAGCCTCCCAATAATCCGCTGCGGGTGGTGTTGAGCCGGACCCTTGATTTGCCGCAAACGGCACATTTATGGGAAACAGACGTCGCTCCTACAATGGTGTTAACCCAAGGTCATCCTAATTCTGATGGACAGGCCTATCTGGAACAGCAGGGCGTAGAAGTCGTGAACTTAGATGAGCTCACCCCACAAACGGTGATGAGCTATCTAGGCCAGAAGGAGCTGCTGTCAGTCTTATGGGAATGTGGAGGGACTTTGTCTGCCCGTGCGATCGCAGATGGTTCCGTCCAGAAAGTCTTGGCCTTTATTGCGCCCAAAATTGTGGGGGGCCAAAATGCTCCTTCCCCTGTGGGAGATTTGGGATTCAATAAAATGACCGAAGCCCTTCAACTAGAACGGGTGCGCTGGCATATTGTCGGTGAAGATTGCCTAGTCGAAGGATATTTGCCAAAGTAA
- a CDS encoding lysophospholipid acyltransferase family protein, with protein sequence MVKSTASSKPRQGWSLDDRDPAAIAALIPRWQWFYDYYFRVQTSGWHHVPAEKALFVGSHNGGFAAPDLHMFMYDWFCRFGAERPIYGLMHKGMWRVNPRVAEFATLGGAIRAYPTVARTALQSGASVAVFPGGAQDVFRPHRLRDRIYFCDRKGFIKLALQEAVPIIPFISWGAHDTLVVLADCYDLMKQLHDLGLPWLLETDPTIFPIYLGLPWGLSIGPLPNFPLPMQIHTRICPPIHFERYGRQAAKDKAYVQDCYDLVVSTMQDALDQLILNASGFESGCQ encoded by the coding sequence TTGGTGAAGTCCACTGCCTCTTCCAAGCCCCGACAGGGTTGGTCCCTAGACGATCGAGATCCAGCTGCGATCGCAGCTTTAATACCGCGCTGGCAGTGGTTTTACGATTATTATTTTCGGGTTCAAACTAGTGGCTGGCACCATGTGCCTGCAGAGAAAGCCCTATTCGTTGGCTCCCATAATGGCGGCTTTGCAGCGCCCGACCTACATATGTTTATGTATGACTGGTTTTGTCGTTTTGGGGCTGAACGACCGATTTATGGCCTGATGCATAAAGGCATGTGGCGGGTTAATCCCAGGGTGGCAGAATTTGCCACTCTGGGGGGAGCGATTCGTGCCTATCCGACGGTAGCGAGGACTGCCTTGCAGAGTGGAGCTAGCGTTGCGGTGTTTCCAGGGGGTGCCCAGGATGTGTTTCGGCCCCATCGACTGCGGGACCGGATTTATTTTTGCGATCGCAAAGGGTTTATCAAGTTAGCCTTACAAGAAGCCGTTCCCATTATTCCCTTCATTTCCTGGGGAGCCCATGACACCTTAGTGGTGTTAGCCGACTGTTATGACTTGATGAAACAGCTGCATGATCTTGGGCTGCCCTGGCTGTTAGAGACTGACCCGACTATTTTCCCCATTTATCTGGGTTTACCCTGGGGACTGAGCATCGGACCTTTGCCCAACTTTCCGTTACCCATGCAAATTCACACACGGATTTGTCCACCCATTCACTTTGAGCGATATGGCAGACAGGCAGCGAAGGATAAGGCCTATGTTCAAGACTGCTATGATCTGGTGGTTAGTACCATGCAAGATGCCTTGGATCAGCTCATCCTGAACGCCAGTGGGTTTGAATCTGGATGCCAGTAG
- a CDS encoding type IV pilin-like G/H family protein: MLTPDARLQGADFRLAQLDRANLSNANLSNSLFFATSLGNIKVDRLNSNYVDIAVVRQYLQNSLNKMIQVWLAQAKRAIELNARTTIGIIIRSQQAFHLNHERFALELDELQVDVSQLSEKYIFELFALQAPVSDAFPSEKNRAVWIVARPRKPQWQSYIGLVWLGLQGPTFSFSQDRTAQPFSLSIVCGSNQFAQVPLPPRLKNQGLNRSDAMCPQGYSLVK, from the coding sequence TTGCTTACGCCCGATGCTCGCTTACAAGGAGCAGATTTTCGGTTAGCCCAATTAGATCGAGCTAATCTGAGCAATGCCAACTTGAGCAATTCCCTCTTTTTTGCAACTTCACTGGGGAATATAAAGGTTGATCGTTTAAATAGTAATTATGTTGATATTGCTGTTGTTAGACAATATTTGCAAAACAGCCTCAATAAGATGATTCAGGTATGGCTAGCCCAAGCCAAGCGTGCGATTGAGCTGAATGCTCGCACTACGATTGGCATCATCATTCGGAGTCAGCAGGCTTTTCATCTTAATCATGAGCGGTTTGCGCTTGAATTAGATGAACTGCAGGTTGATGTTAGCCAACTTTCAGAAAAATATATATTTGAGCTATTTGCCCTTCAAGCTCCCGTATCAGATGCATTCCCTTCAGAGAAAAACCGAGCCGTATGGATTGTGGCACGTCCTCGTAAACCACAGTGGCAAAGCTATATCGGTTTAGTCTGGCTGGGCTTACAAGGTCCGACATTCAGCTTTAGTCAGGACCGGACAGCACAACCCTTCTCTCTATCTATAGTGTGTGGCTCTAACCAATTCGCTCAAGTCCCTTTGCCCCCTAGATTGAAAAACCAAGGCCTCAATCGTAGCGATGCCATGTGCCCACAAGGATACTCCCTAGTGAAATAA